From Thalassotalea euphylliae, the proteins below share one genomic window:
- a CDS encoding dehydrogenase E1 component subunit alpha/beta, with the protein MSDRNQIVKENFARCVRTGALPALTYSQSPQSVGLSDSELVDMFSTQVMSRHLDLQSRVMQKLGQSFYTIGSAGHEGNAAYGKAFRADDMAFLHYRSGAFCLQRAKEATGHAPLYEMLLSYAASSEDPVSGGRHKVLGSKAHNIPPQTSTIASHLPKAMGTAFSIGLAQRLNFNGKLASDSIVICSFGDASANHSTALGAINSAAWCAYQSIPMPIVFICEDNGIGISTATPQGWIAANFKQRAGIHYLYCDGLNLMDTYQAARNAAKIARAQQKPVFLHVRMVRLLGHAGSDTEFSYRDLASIEETERQDPLLHSAKLLLNHGIMSTAKIIELYEATAAHISDLAEQVAQQPKLSSPAQVMASLIPQAKSTSELDYQRVSQAMRDTLFAHEQHNLAKPQHLAKLLNWTLMDALAELPNMVMLGEDIAKKGGVYNVTSKLNERFGSNRVMNTLLDEQSILGGAIGLAHNGFLPIPEIQFLAYVHNAEDQIRGEAATLSFFSNQQFTNPMVIRIAGLAYQKGFGGHFHNDNSFAVFRDIPGVILACPSTGADGVQMLRTCIKLAHEQQRVVVFLEPIALYMTKDLLPSKAKSDGLWMSHYHYQALAEHTIDMGIKVHPPINTTGATSLSIVTYGNGCYLSRQAQVLLAEQGIDVCVVDLRFLAPLDEAGLIHQLSECEKVLIVDECRANGSISEALVTLLTEHTVITDIKRICAQDSFIPLGSAAYQVLPSTQEIVDTVIKWLR; encoded by the coding sequence ATGAGTGATAGAAATCAAATAGTGAAAGAAAATTTTGCGCGCTGTGTGCGCACAGGAGCATTACCAGCCCTAACGTATTCACAATCTCCACAATCGGTTGGCCTCAGTGATAGTGAATTGGTGGATATGTTTAGCACGCAAGTGATGAGCCGCCACTTGGATTTGCAATCGCGAGTCATGCAAAAGCTAGGGCAGAGCTTTTACACCATTGGCAGTGCTGGGCACGAAGGCAATGCCGCTTACGGCAAAGCGTTTCGCGCTGACGATATGGCATTTTTACACTATCGCAGTGGTGCCTTTTGCCTGCAAAGAGCCAAGGAGGCAACCGGCCATGCGCCGCTTTACGAAATGTTATTGTCATATGCCGCGAGCAGTGAAGATCCGGTTTCTGGTGGTCGTCATAAAGTACTGGGCTCAAAAGCGCACAATATCCCCCCGCAAACCAGTACGATTGCTTCGCATTTACCAAAAGCAATGGGGACGGCATTCTCGATTGGCTTAGCTCAACGGCTAAATTTTAATGGTAAGCTGGCGAGCGATAGTATTGTTATTTGTAGCTTTGGTGACGCCTCGGCCAACCACTCGACAGCGCTTGGCGCTATCAATAGCGCTGCCTGGTGCGCTTATCAATCTATTCCTATGCCCATAGTGTTTATTTGCGAAGACAACGGCATTGGTATTTCAACCGCAACTCCTCAAGGTTGGATTGCTGCAAATTTCAAACAGCGCGCAGGTATTCATTATCTTTATTGCGATGGCTTGAATTTAATGGATACCTATCAGGCAGCACGTAACGCCGCAAAAATTGCCAGAGCACAACAAAAGCCAGTGTTCTTGCACGTGCGCATGGTACGCTTGCTCGGTCATGCTGGCTCTGATACGGAATTTAGTTATCGCGATCTCGCGAGTATTGAGGAAACAGAGCGCCAAGATCCTTTGCTACACAGTGCAAAACTGTTACTCAATCACGGTATTATGTCGACAGCAAAAATTATTGAGCTCTATGAGGCAACGGCTGCGCATATCAGCGATCTTGCTGAGCAAGTAGCGCAGCAGCCTAAGTTGAGTAGTCCTGCGCAAGTCATGGCAAGTTTAATTCCCCAAGCAAAATCTACGAGTGAATTAGATTACCAGCGTGTAAGCCAGGCAATGCGCGACACTTTGTTTGCGCATGAACAGCACAATCTGGCTAAGCCGCAACACCTTGCCAAATTACTCAACTGGACCTTGATGGACGCATTGGCTGAGTTACCAAATATGGTGATGCTAGGCGAAGATATCGCGAAAAAAGGCGGCGTTTACAACGTGACGAGTAAACTTAACGAGCGCTTTGGTAGTAATCGCGTGATGAATACCCTGCTGGACGAACAATCGATCTTAGGTGGTGCAATTGGCTTGGCACATAATGGCTTTTTGCCCATCCCTGAAATTCAGTTTTTAGCCTATGTGCATAACGCCGAAGATCAAATTCGCGGTGAAGCGGCCACGCTGTCGTTTTTCTCCAACCAGCAATTTACTAACCCTATGGTGATTCGCATTGCTGGCCTTGCTTATCAAAAGGGCTTTGGTGGCCATTTTCACAACGATAATTCCTTTGCCGTCTTTCGCGATATTCCGGGCGTGATTTTAGCTTGTCCGTCAACTGGCGCAGACGGTGTCCAGATGCTGCGCACTTGTATCAAGCTTGCTCACGAGCAGCAGCGAGTGGTGGTGTTTTTAGAGCCAATCGCCTTGTATATGACAAAAGATCTCTTGCCAAGCAAAGCTAAAAGCGATGGCTTGTGGATGTCCCACTATCACTATCAAGCTTTGGCTGAGCACACAATTGATATGGGCATCAAAGTACATCCTCCGATAAATACAACAGGTGCTACTTCATTGAGTATTGTGACGTATGGCAATGGCTGTTATTTATCGCGCCAAGCACAAGTCTTGCTTGCTGAGCAGGGCATTGATGTTTGTGTGGTTGATTTGCGATTTCTGGCGCCGCTCGATGAAGCTGGGCTGATTCACCAGTTGAGCGAATGTGAAAAAGTGCTAATTGTTGATGAATGCCGAGCGAATGGCTCCATTAGTGAGGCATTAGTGACCTTGCTCACCGAGCACACAGTGATTACAGACATCAAGCGAATTTGCGCGCAAGACAGCTTTATTCCACTTGGTAGTGCAGCTTATCAGGTGCTGCCCTCAACGCAGGAAATCGTCGATACCGTGATAAAATGGCTAAGGTGA
- the galK gene encoding galactokinase, producing MTNNQFTADFQQLFGHPAQGLSVAPGRVNLIGEFTDYNLGYVLPCALNFSTQVLFKTRDDKQVVVYSNNYPGEQDSFSIDNDIAQGDSQWGNYIRAVVYVLKKRGYALGGIELLISSDVPQGAGLSSSAALEVSIAGAFNQAFNLRIDTKTIALIGQQAENEFMHCQCGIMDQLISAQAEAGHALKIDCDDLSTEKVLIPEDLNLVIVNSNYPRKLVESEYNQRRLDCEGAAQKMQVSSLRQANLALLEQTKAVLTENEYKRAFHVLSENQRVVDTVTALANNSMDDLRDLLAASHQSLRDNFEVTVPATDGLVDIISRALEGKGAVRMTGGGFGGAVICLCRDDEIAVVKAAVEREYQPKFDLHADIFVCQAGTGLAVNTVS from the coding sequence ATGACTAACAATCAATTTACAGCCGATTTTCAGCAGTTATTTGGCCACCCCGCGCAAGGACTATCTGTCGCGCCAGGGCGCGTTAACTTGATCGGTGAATTTACGGACTACAACTTGGGCTATGTGCTGCCCTGTGCACTCAATTTCAGTACTCAGGTTTTATTTAAAACCCGTGACGATAAGCAAGTTGTGGTGTATTCCAACAACTATCCGGGAGAGCAAGACAGCTTCAGCATTGATAACGATATCGCCCAAGGTGATTCGCAATGGGGGAATTACATTCGCGCGGTAGTCTACGTATTGAAAAAACGCGGCTATGCACTTGGCGGTATCGAACTGTTAATTAGTAGTGATGTGCCGCAAGGGGCGGGCTTGTCTTCTTCAGCAGCGCTGGAAGTTTCTATCGCGGGCGCATTTAACCAAGCATTTAACTTGAGGATAGACACCAAAACTATCGCCTTAATTGGTCAACAAGCTGAAAATGAATTTATGCACTGCCAGTGCGGCATTATGGATCAGCTGATTTCTGCACAAGCAGAAGCCGGCCATGCGCTAAAAATTGACTGTGACGACTTATCAACAGAAAAAGTGCTTATTCCAGAAGACCTTAACTTAGTGATTGTCAACTCTAACTACCCGCGCAAGCTAGTAGAAAGTGAGTACAATCAACGTCGTTTAGACTGTGAGGGTGCTGCGCAAAAAATGCAGGTAAGTTCACTTCGCCAAGCAAATTTGGCCTTGCTTGAGCAAACCAAAGCCGTGCTGACTGAAAATGAATACAAACGTGCGTTTCACGTATTAAGTGAGAATCAACGTGTTGTGGATACGGTTACCGCATTAGCCAACAACAGTATGGATGATCTGCGCGATTTATTGGCAGCCTCACACCAATCACTGCGCGATAACTTTGAAGTCACCGTACCTGCCACCGATGGCCTTGTTGACATTATCAGCCGAGCGCTTGAGGGCAAAGGCGCGGTGCGTATGACTGGTGGCGGCTTTGGTGGGGCAGTGATTTGTTTGTGTCGCGATGACGAAATTGCCGTGGTTAAAGCCGCAGTTGAAAGGGAATACCAGCCAAAATTTGATTTACACGCTGATATTTTTGTTTGTCAGGCGGGTACTGGTTTGGCGGTAAATACCGTTTCCTAA
- a CDS encoding UDP-glucose--hexose-1-phosphate uridylyltransferase produces MSEFEYTHRRKNPLTGDWVLVSPHRNNRPWLGATEQASTESLPSYVEDCPLCPGNNRANDAKNPDYQDTFVFVNDFGALNSQTTKESNGSAADDELFTFEAARGECRVVCFSPDHSKTMPQLSVAELTKVVTTWRENYLELASTYANVHIFENKGEIMGCSQPHPHGQIWAHQHTSSEISKKGSHQAAYYGRHQTPLLANYIDKELADGTRVICSNEHWAAVVPFWAAWPFETLVVARQDIRQFGQVSDEHAVTLARLLKELTTRYDNVFNCSFPYSMGWHSAPTNLADDSHWRLHAHFYPPLLRSATVKKHMVGYEMLAESQRDLSAETAAAILQKASTTHYKQAAQGKD; encoded by the coding sequence ATGAGTGAATTTGAATACACGCACCGCAGAAAAAATCCACTAACTGGTGACTGGGTGCTAGTGTCACCACACCGCAATAATCGCCCTTGGTTAGGCGCGACTGAGCAAGCAAGTACTGAAAGTTTGCCAAGTTATGTGGAAGATTGCCCGTTATGCCCGGGAAACAACCGAGCAAACGATGCCAAGAATCCCGACTATCAAGACACTTTTGTGTTTGTAAATGACTTTGGTGCGCTTAACTCACAGACAACAAAAGAAAGTAATGGCAGCGCTGCAGATGATGAGTTATTCACATTTGAAGCCGCCCGTGGTGAGTGTCGCGTTGTTTGTTTCTCGCCCGATCACAGCAAGACCATGCCGCAACTTTCAGTTGCTGAACTCACCAAAGTGGTGACCACCTGGCGTGAAAATTATTTGGAACTGGCGAGCACCTACGCCAATGTGCATATTTTTGAAAACAAAGGTGAAATCATGGGCTGCTCGCAGCCACATCCGCATGGGCAAATATGGGCGCATCAGCACACCTCAAGTGAAATCAGCAAGAAAGGTTCACATCAAGCAGCTTACTATGGGCGCCACCAAACGCCGTTATTGGCAAACTATATCGACAAAGAGCTAGCAGATGGCACCCGGGTTATTTGCAGCAATGAACACTGGGCTGCGGTTGTGCCGTTTTGGGCTGCATGGCCTTTTGAAACCCTCGTTGTCGCGCGTCAGGATATTCGCCAATTTGGGCAAGTAAGCGACGAGCATGCGGTAACTCTGGCGCGCCTACTCAAAGAGCTAACAACGCGTTACGACAACGTATTTAATTGCAGCTTCCCTTACTCAATGGGCTGGCATAGCGCGCCAACGAATTTAGCTGACGATAGTCATTGGCGACTGCACGCGCATTTCTACCCACCGCTATTGCGTTCAGCCACAGTGAAAAAGCACATGGTAGGTTACGAAATGTTAGCGGAAAGCCAGCGTGATTTGAGCGCAGAAACCGCGGCCGCAATTTTACAAAAAGCCAGCACAACACATTATAAACAAGCCGCACAAGGCAAAGATTAA
- the galE gene encoding UDP-glucose 4-epimerase GalE: MKVLVTGGMGYIGSHTCIALHQAGYTPVIYDNLSNASVKVIDQLAQITGHHFDYIVADIGDKDALSAAINDHHIQAVFHFAALKAVGESTEQPIRYYQNNVAKTLTMIEVMSELNVKKLIFSSSATVYGDPQYLPIDEQHPISSTNPYGWSKVMVEQALNDLAASDGEWLTIALRYFNPVGADKSGLIGESPKGIPNNLMPFIAQTAVGRREHVSVFGDDYDTPDGTGVRDYIHISDLADGHVAAFSHHFNHEQAGTGSYAYNLGTGEGYSVLEMIKAFSVASGVDIPYQLAPRRSGDIACNYADASLAKQGFGWQAKRDINAMTADTWRWQTNYPNGLDE, encoded by the coding sequence GTGAAGGTTCTTGTTACCGGTGGTATGGGCTATATCGGCAGCCATACCTGTATTGCGCTGCATCAAGCTGGCTACACACCTGTGATTTACGATAATCTGTCAAACGCGAGCGTTAAGGTTATCGACCAATTAGCACAGATCACAGGTCATCACTTTGACTACATCGTCGCCGATATTGGCGATAAAGACGCCCTATCCGCTGCTATTAACGATCACCATATCCAAGCAGTATTCCATTTTGCTGCACTAAAAGCCGTCGGCGAATCCACCGAGCAGCCTATTCGCTATTATCAAAATAATGTCGCGAAAACGCTGACGATGATCGAAGTGATGTCCGAACTTAATGTCAAAAAGCTGATTTTCAGCTCGTCGGCCACGGTTTATGGCGACCCTCAATACTTACCAATTGACGAGCAGCACCCGATTTCGTCGACCAATCCTTACGGTTGGAGCAAAGTCATGGTGGAGCAAGCATTAAACGACTTGGCCGCCAGCGATGGCGAATGGTTAACCATTGCACTGCGCTATTTTAACCCGGTAGGCGCCGATAAAAGTGGCCTAATTGGCGAATCTCCAAAAGGCATTCCTAACAACCTGATGCCATTTATCGCACAAACGGCGGTCGGTCGCCGCGAACATGTCAGCGTCTTTGGGGATGACTACGACACGCCTGACGGTACGGGGGTACGCGACTACATTCACATCAGCGATTTGGCGGATGGCCATGTGGCTGCGTTTAGCCATCACTTCAATCACGAGCAAGCAGGTACTGGCAGCTATGCTTACAACCTTGGTACCGGTGAAGGCTACTCGGTATTAGAGATGATCAAGGCATTTTCAGTTGCCTCTGGGGTTGACATACCCTACCAGCTGGCACCGCGCCGCAGCGGTGATATTGCCTGTAACTACGCTGATGCGAGTCTTGCCAAACAAGGTTTTGGCTGGCAGGCAAAACGCGATATTAATGCCATGACGGCTGACACTTGGCGCTGGCAAACTAATTACCCGAATGGCTTGGACGAATAA
- the glpK gene encoding glycerol kinase GlpK: MEKYLLSIDQGTTSSRAILFNLQGELIDSVQQEFTQHYPENGWVEHNPDDILSTVIGTTKTLLAQTNVAPEQIASIGICNQRETTLVWHRETGQPIYNAVVWQDRRTADYCTELVNAGHSEMITEKTGLLIDPYFSATKIKWILDNVDGARALAEQGKLAFGTVDTFILWHLTQGKSHYTDATNASRTMLYNIHQGCWDDALLALLDIPKSLLPQVCDSAFDFGETSVFGGTIAIQGIAGDQQAALFGQTCFAPGTAKSTYGTGCFLMVNTGEQALTSNNRLLTTIGYQINGKVHYALEGSIFVAGAAIQWLRDGVNMVSSAKETEAIATSTSVDSGIYFVPAFTGLGAPYWDPEARGAIFGLTRATGINEIVSAGLQSVCYQTDDLTQAIAKDGIAIKQMRVDGGMAANNWFIQFLADILDVQIDRPKTVETSALGAAYLAGLQAGVYDSLAHIQSLWQSDTQLTPKMSSEQREKLLHGWQDAVARVLKK, translated from the coding sequence ATGGAAAAATACCTACTTTCGATCGACCAAGGTACCACTAGCTCACGCGCAATTTTATTCAACTTACAAGGCGAATTAATCGACAGTGTTCAACAGGAATTTACCCAACACTACCCTGAAAATGGTTGGGTTGAGCACAACCCAGACGATATTTTGTCAACCGTCATAGGCACGACAAAAACACTACTTGCACAGACCAACGTAGCGCCTGAACAAATCGCCAGTATCGGTATTTGCAACCAGCGTGAAACCACTTTAGTTTGGCACCGCGAGACTGGTCAGCCAATCTACAACGCTGTGGTTTGGCAAGACAGACGTACGGCCGATTACTGCACTGAGCTGGTTAATGCTGGCCACAGCGAGATGATCACGGAAAAAACGGGGTTGTTAATCGACCCTTATTTTTCTGCCACTAAAATTAAGTGGATACTGGACAATGTTGACGGTGCACGAGCGCTGGCTGAGCAAGGGAAGCTTGCTTTTGGTACCGTCGATACCTTCATTTTATGGCACCTCACTCAGGGTAAATCACATTACACCGATGCCACCAATGCCTCACGCACTATGCTTTACAACATTCATCAAGGCTGCTGGGATGACGCTCTACTGGCACTGCTGGATATCCCCAAGTCGCTGTTACCGCAGGTTTGCGACAGCGCATTTGATTTCGGTGAAACCAGCGTGTTTGGCGGTACTATTGCCATTCAAGGGATCGCCGGCGATCAGCAAGCGGCACTATTTGGGCAAACGTGTTTTGCGCCGGGTACCGCCAAAAGTACCTATGGCACAGGCTGCTTTTTAATGGTCAATACTGGCGAGCAAGCATTAACATCGAACAATCGCCTGCTCACCACGATTGGCTATCAAATCAATGGCAAAGTCCATTACGCACTAGAAGGCAGTATTTTTGTCGCAGGTGCAGCAATTCAATGGTTACGTGACGGCGTTAATATGGTTAGCTCTGCGAAAGAAACGGAAGCCATTGCCACCAGCACATCTGTTGATTCTGGTATTTATTTTGTGCCAGCCTTTACCGGTCTTGGCGCCCCTTATTGGGATCCGGAGGCGCGCGGTGCGATTTTTGGCCTTACTCGCGCTACTGGTATAAACGAGATTGTCTCTGCCGGCTTGCAATCGGTGTGTTACCAAACGGATGACCTAACCCAAGCGATTGCCAAAGACGGTATCGCCATCAAGCAAATGCGGGTTGACGGCGGTATGGCAGCGAATAACTGGTTTATCCAATTTCTCGCGGATATTTTAGATGTGCAAATCGACCGTCCAAAAACAGTGGAAACGTCTGCGCTTGGCGCCGCTTATCTGGCGGGCTTGCAAGCTGGCGTTTATGACTCTTTAGCGCATATTCAGTCACTGTGGCAGTCAGACACTCAGCTCACCCCGAAAATGTCGAGCGAGCAACGTGAAAAGTTACTGCACGGCTGGCAAGACGCCGTTGCCCGCGTCTTAAAGAAGTAA
- the glpD gene encoding glycerol-3-phosphate dehydrogenase, with the protein MDVTETIYDALVVGGGINGVGIANDAAGRGLNVLLCEMNDLASATSSASSKLIHGGLRYLEYYEFGLVKKALAEREVLLKNAPHIISPLVFRLPHQPHLRPAWMIRAGLFLYDNLSKRITLPKSRAIKFDQQSPLKSDIKKGFEYADAWVDDARLTVLNALSAKAQGATILTRTQLVAAESIDGVWHLSLLNKATGDTITVRSKSLINAAGPWVENITGNVVKEHTHGLRLVKGSHIVVPRIHEGEHAYILQNEDQRIVFVLPFEQDYSLVGTTDVDYQGDPQDVAIESAEIDYIIGITNHYFKRQISRDDIVHTFSGIRPLLHDEAEDAKAVTRDYTIELITEGHAPLVNIYGGKITTYRTLAEAAVDKLTQVFPHMKPAWTKQAALPGGDFTDRASLAATLRGGFGWLAETLIARYVRTYGTIALHFLKGCECLHDLGEDFGAGLYQKELDYLAEQEWAKSVDDVIWRRTKLGLLLSETQQQNISQYLAARSQ; encoded by the coding sequence ATGGATGTAACAGAAACAATTTACGACGCCTTGGTTGTTGGCGGCGGCATTAACGGTGTTGGTATTGCCAATGACGCCGCTGGTCGTGGATTGAACGTGCTGCTGTGCGAAATGAACGACCTTGCATCAGCCACTTCAAGTGCGAGCAGCAAGCTCATTCACGGTGGCTTGCGCTACTTAGAGTATTACGAATTTGGTTTAGTGAAAAAAGCACTGGCTGAACGTGAAGTATTACTGAAAAACGCGCCACATATTATCTCGCCATTGGTGTTTCGCCTGCCGCATCAACCGCATTTACGACCCGCTTGGATGATTCGCGCTGGTTTGTTTTTATATGACAACCTGAGCAAGCGCATTACCTTACCCAAATCACGCGCTATCAAGTTCGACCAGCAATCACCACTTAAATCAGATATTAAAAAAGGGTTTGAATACGCGGATGCCTGGGTGGATGACGCCCGATTAACCGTCCTCAATGCGCTGTCAGCGAAAGCGCAGGGCGCGACAATTTTAACTCGGACACAGTTAGTTGCCGCGGAATCTATCGACGGCGTTTGGCATTTATCATTGCTCAACAAGGCGACTGGTGACACCATCACAGTGCGCAGTAAAAGCTTAATTAATGCGGCTGGCCCTTGGGTTGAAAACATTACCGGTAACGTGGTGAAAGAGCACACGCATGGCCTGCGTCTAGTAAAAGGTAGCCACATTGTTGTCCCGCGTATTCACGAAGGCGAACACGCCTATATTTTACAAAACGAAGATCAACGTATCGTGTTTGTGTTGCCCTTTGAACAAGACTACTCACTGGTCGGTACAACTGATGTCGATTACCAAGGCGATCCGCAAGATGTAGCCATTGAAAGCGCTGAAATTGATTACATTATCGGTATTACCAATCACTATTTTAAGCGCCAAATTAGCCGTGACGATATCGTGCACACTTTCTCCGGCATTCGCCCATTACTGCACGATGAAGCGGAAGACGCCAAAGCGGTTACCCGCGATTACACCATAGAATTAATCACCGAAGGCCACGCGCCTTTGGTCAATATTTACGGCGGCAAAATCACCACTTATCGCACTTTGGCGGAAGCCGCTGTCGACAAACTCACCCAAGTGTTCCCACATATGAAACCCGCCTGGACGAAGCAAGCGGCGCTACCAGGGGGCGACTTTACCGACCGTGCATCACTGGCAGCAACTTTGCGCGGTGGCTTTGGTTGGCTGGCGGAAACCTTGATCGCTCGCTACGTTAGGACTTACGGGACAATTGCCCTGCATTTTTTAAAGGGATGCGAGTGTTTACATGACTTGGGTGAAGACTTTGGTGCAGGTTTATACCAGAAAGAATTGGATTATTTAGCCGAGCAAGAATGGGCTAAAAGTGTCGATGACGTGATCTGGCGTCGTACGAAATTAGGATTACTGCTAAGCGAAACACAACAACAAAACATAAGCCAATATTTGGCAGCGCGTAGCCAGTAA